A region of Streptomyces sp. NBC_01267 DNA encodes the following proteins:
- a CDS encoding YidC/Oxa1 family membrane protein insertase: MSSIFAVFASLVTHLADLLQPLFHDSATAAAIILFTACVRLAIHPLSRAAARGQKARTVLAPRIAELRKKHAKDPQKMQKAIMELHAEENISPLGGCLPSLLQMPAFFLMYHLFSNPQIGGKDNALLGHTLFGSPLGGRFKDAFGHGGMLGEQGVVYLVLFVIVAVVATFNYGRTKRMMAAAPTPAVEGPGAGAMGTMTKLMPLMSFMTLFTVGVVPLAAALYVVTSTTWTAVERAFLYRGTVPGGAALASPM; this comes from the coding sequence TTGTCATCGATCTTCGCCGTGTTCGCCAGCCTGGTCACGCACCTCGCCGACCTGCTCCAGCCGCTCTTCCACGACTCCGCGACCGCCGCCGCGATCATCCTCTTCACCGCCTGCGTACGGCTCGCCATCCACCCGCTGTCCCGGGCGGCGGCCCGTGGCCAGAAGGCCCGCACCGTACTCGCCCCGCGCATCGCCGAGCTGCGGAAGAAGCACGCCAAGGACCCGCAGAAGATGCAGAAGGCGATCATGGAACTGCACGCGGAGGAGAACATCTCCCCGCTCGGCGGCTGCCTGCCCAGCCTGCTGCAGATGCCCGCGTTCTTCCTGATGTACCACCTGTTCTCCAACCCGCAGATCGGCGGCAAGGACAACGCGCTGCTCGGCCACACCCTGTTCGGCAGCCCGCTCGGCGGCCGGTTCAAGGACGCGTTCGGGCACGGCGGGATGCTGGGCGAGCAGGGGGTCGTGTATCTGGTGCTCTTCGTGATCGTCGCCGTCGTGGCCACGTTCAACTACGGACGGACGAAGCGGATGATGGCCGCCGCCCCCACCCCCGCCGTGGAGGGGCCCGGCGCGGGCGCGATGGGCACGATGACGAAGCTCATGCCGCTGATGTCCTTCATGACGCTCTTCACCGTGGGCGTCGTCCCGCTCGCCGCCGCGCTGTACGTCGTGACCAGCACCACCTGGACCGCCGTCGAGCGGGCCTTCCTCTACCGCGGCACGGTGCCCGGCGGCGCGGCGCTGGCCAGCCCGATGTAG
- a CDS encoding DUF6412 domain-containing protein, producing MPGRRLVRLSRPALAVLLFLLAEVLLAEGGTLSSAVALAATAAVGSALAACALVSSRNVPAVPRTRIRTAIRDRERRTAFLPQRDPDASGRPRPRAPGRLVATAA from the coding sequence ATGCCCGGCCGACGCCTCGTCCGGCTGTCCCGCCCGGCCCTCGCGGTGCTGCTCTTCCTCCTCGCGGAAGTGCTTCTCGCCGAGGGCGGCACCCTCTCCTCCGCCGTCGCACTCGCCGCCACCGCCGCGGTCGGCTCCGCGCTGGCCGCCTGCGCGCTGGTCTCCTCGCGCAATGTGCCCGCGGTGCCGCGCACCCGGATCCGGACCGCGATCCGCGACCGCGAGCGGCGTACGGCCTTCCTGCCGCAACGCGATCCCGACGCCTCCGGGCGGCCCAGGCCCCGAGCGCCCGGCCGCCTCGTCGCGACGGCCGCGTAG
- a CDS encoding sodium:solute symporter family protein produces the protein MNATVATSIFAVFMVATVALGLVAVRGGRGGGLAEWSVGGRSLGSVFIWVLMAGEGYTSFSYLGAAGWGYNYGAPVLYVVAYMSCGYALGYVVGPMLWAYARKHGLVGITDMIAHRYGRPWLGAVVAVLATVFLLPYIQLQITGMGVVVSTISYGAISLNWAYFVAFAVTTGFVVVSGLKGSAWVSVLKDALVIGTLAFLACYVPLHYFDGYGPFLDRLVTEKSDWLTFPGHGDSGLGQAWYVTTSLLNSLTVVIFPTTVAGYLGARNAEVLRKNAVWLPAYNLLLFVPMFLGLAALFVVPHLTGAESNLALFKLVTDSLPAWAVGIIGVAAALSSIVPMAIFMLVIGTMWGRSVLSLVPRWRERQKGASQVVVVVAGALALLLTYTAPNTLVRLSLISYEGMAQLLPMLLLGLVWRRLTLLGAGSGLVVGVAVVCAFVFSDHDPVWGVNAGIVALAANLVVALAVTYAGRPDRDPRADAEVLAHDPIDDECPGAEAVG, from the coding sequence GTGAACGCCACCGTCGCCACCTCGATCTTCGCCGTGTTCATGGTCGCCACCGTCGCCCTCGGGCTCGTCGCCGTCCGCGGCGGCCGGGGCGGCGGGCTCGCCGAGTGGTCCGTCGGCGGGCGGAGCCTGGGCTCCGTCTTCATCTGGGTGCTGATGGCGGGGGAGGGCTACACCAGCTTCAGCTACCTCGGCGCCGCGGGCTGGGGCTACAACTACGGCGCCCCGGTCCTCTACGTCGTCGCGTACATGTCCTGCGGCTACGCCCTCGGCTACGTCGTCGGGCCGATGCTCTGGGCGTACGCACGCAAGCACGGCCTCGTCGGGATCACCGACATGATCGCCCACCGGTACGGCAGACCCTGGCTCGGCGCCGTGGTGGCCGTCCTCGCCACCGTCTTCCTGCTGCCGTACATCCAGCTCCAGATCACCGGCATGGGCGTCGTCGTCTCGACGATCTCGTACGGAGCGATCAGCCTGAACTGGGCCTACTTCGTGGCCTTCGCCGTCACCACCGGCTTCGTCGTGGTCAGCGGGCTCAAGGGCAGCGCCTGGGTCTCCGTGCTCAAGGACGCCCTCGTCATCGGGACGCTCGCCTTCCTCGCCTGCTACGTCCCGCTGCACTACTTCGACGGGTACGGGCCCTTCCTCGACCGGCTGGTCACCGAGAAGAGCGACTGGCTGACCTTCCCCGGCCACGGCGACAGCGGCCTCGGCCAGGCCTGGTACGTGACCACCTCGCTGCTCAACTCGCTCACCGTCGTGATCTTCCCGACCACCGTCGCCGGGTACCTCGGGGCGCGCAACGCCGAGGTCCTGCGGAAGAACGCCGTCTGGCTGCCCGCCTACAACCTGCTGCTCTTCGTGCCGATGTTCCTCGGCCTGGCCGCGCTGTTCGTCGTGCCGCACCTGACCGGCGCCGAGTCCAACCTCGCGCTCTTCAAGCTGGTGACGGACTCGCTGCCCGCCTGGGCCGTGGGCATCATCGGGGTCGCCGCCGCGCTCTCCTCGATCGTCCCGATGGCCATCTTCATGCTGGTCATCGGGACCATGTGGGGGCGGAGCGTGCTGTCGCTCGTCCCGCGCTGGCGCGAGCGGCAGAAGGGCGCGTCCCAGGTGGTGGTGGTCGTCGCGGGCGCGCTGGCGCTGCTGCTGACGTACACCGCGCCCAACACCCTCGTACGGCTCTCGCTCATCTCGTACGAGGGGATGGCGCAGCTCCTGCCGATGCTGCTGCTCGGGCTGGTCTGGCGGCGGCTGACGCTGCTCGGCGCGGGCAGCGGGCTGGTGGTCGGGGTGGCCGTGGTCTGCGCGTTCGTCTTCAGCGACCACGACCCGGTGTGGGGCGTGAACGCGGGGATCGTCGCGCTGGCGGCGAATCTCGTGGTCGCGCTCGCCGTGACGTACGCGGGGCGGCCGGACCGGGACCCACGGGCGGACGCGGAGGTGCTCGCCCACGATCCGATCGACGACGAATGCCCCGGTGCGGAGGCGGTCGGGTAG
- a CDS encoding DUF3311 domain-containing protein: MLRRRPQLLWLLTPFVLFLGALPFVNRVHPVFLGLPFLVVWLVGATVVTPFAVWLTHRADRRGARR, translated from the coding sequence GTGCTCAGACGCCGTCCTCAATTGCTGTGGCTCCTCACGCCCTTCGTCCTGTTCCTCGGGGCGCTGCCGTTCGTCAACCGTGTGCATCCCGTCTTCCTCGGGCTGCCCTTCCTCGTCGTCTGGCTGGTCGGGGCGACCGTGGTGACCCCCTTCGCGGTCTGGCTCACCCACCGCGCCGACCGGCGGGGGGCCCGCCGGTGA
- a CDS encoding class E sortase, with protein MRVVVQQRASRRRVAVARGLWTSAEVTVSLGLVVLLFVVHQLWWTNREARQDAAHQVQALERQWDHGGGAPPAPAPSSGTATGTGGTRDGAGSSRPGTGGSTTRQAARTSAPAWDKAYAVIRIPRIGITAPIAQGVSKANVLNKGYVGHYVDTAGPGQAGNFALAGHRNTHGEPFRYINRLHHGDTVTVETKDALYTYVVDKGLPQTSARDSGVIAPVPRSTVRPQYGYSNPGHYLTLTTCTPEYTSRYRLAIWATLRSVRPR; from the coding sequence ATGCGGGTAGTGGTGCAGCAGCGGGCGTCCCGGCGCCGCGTCGCGGTCGCGCGCGGGCTGTGGACCTCGGCCGAGGTGACCGTGAGCCTGGGACTGGTGGTGCTGCTGTTCGTCGTGCACCAGCTGTGGTGGACCAACCGGGAGGCCCGGCAGGACGCGGCCCACCAGGTGCAGGCCCTGGAACGGCAGTGGGACCACGGAGGCGGTGCGCCGCCGGCGCCCGCGCCCTCATCGGGTACCGCCACCGGTACGGGCGGTACCCGGGACGGCGCCGGTTCCTCCCGGCCCGGCACCGGCGGCTCCACCACCCGGCAGGCCGCCCGCACCTCCGCCCCCGCCTGGGACAAGGCGTACGCCGTCATCCGCATCCCGCGCATCGGCATCACCGCCCCGATCGCCCAGGGCGTCAGCAAGGCGAACGTCCTCAACAAGGGGTACGTCGGCCACTACGTCGACACCGCGGGACCGGGCCAGGCCGGGAACTTCGCGCTCGCCGGGCACCGCAACACCCACGGCGAGCCCTTCCGGTACATCAACCGGCTGCACCACGGGGACACCGTCACCGTCGAGACGAAGGACGCGCTCTACACGTACGTCGTCGACAAGGGGCTCCCGCAGACCTCCGCCCGCGACAGCGGGGTGATCGCCCCGGTGCCGCGCAGTACGGTCCGGCCGCAGTACGGGTACAGCAATCCGGGTCATTACCTGACGCTGACGACCTGCACCCCGGAGTACACCTCCCGCTACCGGCTCGCGATCTGGGCGACGCTGCGCTCGGTGCGGCCCCGATGA
- a CDS encoding SEC-C metal-binding domain-containing protein, translating into MRPDTPADHHAEAERLLRTAAQYPEDQEPLLLQAAAHLELAGDRARATTLYGQLLAAPAENLALVKALHAANLWEYGHEAEARAMIDGIRASTPQDPAPWAIVAETLEAHDELDAAHATFTKALTLLVDPSEEVPYAARALLTGRHRVSRALGKQHDEWDALADRLHTGDIGLDELHDPKRLWALGSNDPAVLRAEIARLQAELGSYRAALSRPFPVAVLYWPAAEFAELLAAYPALEPEYPSHATHLTRIESALRELSAGGTTNLGIVTGNVPSYEAFAASESASPSDTDLLPQYATILAARGRATSWPPARNAACWCGSGTAYRDCHGAA; encoded by the coding sequence ATGCGTCCCGACACTCCTGCTGACCACCACGCCGAAGCCGAGCGCCTGCTGCGCACCGCGGCGCAGTACCCGGAGGACCAGGAACCGCTGCTGCTCCAGGCCGCGGCCCACCTGGAACTGGCCGGTGACCGCGCCCGTGCCACCACGCTCTACGGCCAGTTGCTCGCGGCCCCGGCCGAGAACCTCGCCCTGGTCAAAGCCCTGCACGCGGCCAACCTCTGGGAGTACGGCCACGAGGCCGAAGCCCGCGCCATGATCGACGGCATCCGCGCCTCCACCCCGCAGGACCCGGCCCCCTGGGCCATCGTCGCGGAGACCCTGGAGGCGCACGACGAACTCGACGCGGCCCACGCCACCTTCACCAAGGCGCTGACCCTGCTGGTCGACCCGTCGGAGGAAGTCCCTTACGCGGCCCGGGCCCTGCTCACCGGCCGCCACCGGGTCAGCCGCGCGCTGGGCAAGCAGCACGACGAGTGGGACGCCCTCGCGGACCGCCTGCACACCGGTGACATCGGCCTCGACGAGCTGCACGACCCGAAGCGGCTGTGGGCCCTCGGCTCGAACGACCCGGCGGTGCTGCGCGCCGAAATCGCTCGCTTGCAGGCGGAGTTGGGCTCGTACCGGGCCGCGCTGTCCCGGCCGTTCCCGGTGGCGGTGCTGTACTGGCCGGCGGCCGAGTTCGCCGAACTCCTGGCGGCGTACCCGGCGCTGGAGCCGGAGTACCCGTCCCACGCCACGCATCTGACCCGGATCGAGTCGGCGCTGCGGGAGCTGTCCGCGGGCGGCACGACGAACCTGGGCATCGTGACGGGGAACGTCCCGTCGTACGAGGCGTTCGCGGCGTCGGAGTCCGCGTCCCCCTCGGACACCGATCTGCTGCCGCAGTACGCGACCATTCTCGCGGCGCGGGGCCGGGCCACGTCCTGGCCGCCCGCGCGCAACGCGGCCTGCTGGTGCGGGTCGGGGACCGCGTACCGGGACTGCCACGGGGCAGCCTGA
- a CDS encoding CocE/NonD family hydrolase, protein MSTAITPRTTAQHPVPDRVQHPVRVLRHVWIPLKDGTRLAARIWLPADAEGPVPAVLEYIPYRKNDGTAARDVTLHAPFARAGYAAVRVDCRGSGDSGGVMLDEYHATELSDALEVLAWIEEQDWSDGQVAIIGKSWGGFNGLQIAALEPPQLRCIVTVCSTDDRYADDVHYAGGSLLASEMLPWAATMLAYNARPGDPAVLGESWRQEWLDRLEQTVPYAEEWVTHQRRDAYWQHGSVCEDYAAIKVPVYAVGGWLDQYRGAVFRLMENLDVPAKAMLGPWAHTYPHQAEPGPAMDFQGECVRWFDHWMGGVATGIMDEPAVRAWMPDPTPVGSDLDVRPGRWVGEPSWPAPGIEARAIPLTELGGDSTNTGNGDGGGSDGGSTAVLRSPLALGSTGGDFLKFGDVPGQYADQAPDDGRSHTFTGPPLTEQLEILGVPEVTLRVTSDRPQAQLAVRLCEVAPDGSSKLVTTGLLNLTHRDGHTDPQPLEPGRAYEVTVPLFGIGHAFAAGNRVRISVSASLWPWVWPSPEVVALDLDTSYGTLTLPVRAPRPAEEAALRPYGPPRGVPPHSIESVGIPGDRKVSHDVETGEQIIVTTPADGTMTDHTDGLTRTGSDLNRFRIVEGDPLSATVESDREESICRGAWATRVRTHSRMTADATDFCVVNELSAYEGAGEAEREIFTRTWSFTVPRDQV, encoded by the coding sequence ATGAGCACTGCCATCACCCCCCGAACCACCGCACAGCACCCCGTACCCGACCGCGTGCAGCACCCCGTACGCGTCCTGCGCCACGTCTGGATCCCGCTCAAGGACGGCACCCGCCTCGCCGCCCGCATCTGGCTCCCGGCCGACGCCGAAGGGCCCGTGCCCGCCGTCCTGGAGTACATCCCGTACCGGAAGAACGACGGCACCGCGGCCCGTGACGTGACCCTGCACGCCCCGTTCGCACGGGCCGGTTACGCCGCGGTGCGGGTCGACTGCCGGGGCAGCGGTGACTCAGGGGGCGTCATGCTCGACGAGTACCACGCCACCGAACTGTCCGACGCCCTCGAAGTCCTCGCCTGGATCGAGGAACAGGACTGGTCCGACGGCCAGGTGGCCATCATCGGCAAGTCCTGGGGCGGCTTCAACGGCCTCCAGATCGCCGCGCTCGAACCGCCGCAGCTGCGCTGCATCGTCACCGTCTGCTCCACCGACGACCGGTACGCCGACGACGTGCACTACGCGGGCGGCTCGCTCCTCGCCTCCGAGATGCTGCCCTGGGCGGCGACGATGCTCGCGTACAACGCCCGCCCCGGCGACCCGGCCGTACTCGGCGAGTCCTGGCGCCAGGAGTGGCTGGACCGGCTGGAGCAGACCGTCCCGTACGCCGAGGAGTGGGTGACCCACCAGCGCCGGGACGCCTACTGGCAGCACGGCTCCGTCTGCGAGGACTACGCGGCCATCAAGGTCCCGGTCTACGCGGTCGGCGGCTGGCTCGACCAGTACCGCGGCGCCGTCTTCCGCCTCATGGAGAACCTGGACGTCCCGGCCAAGGCGATGCTCGGCCCGTGGGCGCACACCTACCCCCACCAGGCCGAACCCGGCCCGGCGATGGACTTCCAGGGCGAGTGCGTGCGCTGGTTCGACCACTGGATGGGCGGCGTCGCCACCGGCATCATGGACGAACCGGCCGTCCGCGCCTGGATGCCCGACCCCACCCCGGTCGGCTCCGACCTCGACGTACGCCCCGGCCGCTGGGTCGGCGAGCCGTCCTGGCCCGCGCCCGGCATCGAGGCCCGCGCGATACCGCTGACCGAACTCGGCGGCGACAGCACGAACACGGGCAACGGCGACGGGGGTGGCAGCGATGGCGGCAGCACCGCCGTGCTCCGCTCGCCGCTCGCGCTCGGCTCGACCGGCGGTGACTTCCTGAAGTTCGGCGACGTGCCCGGCCAGTACGCGGACCAGGCCCCCGACGACGGCCGCTCGCACACCTTCACCGGGCCGCCGCTGACCGAGCAGCTGGAGATCCTCGGCGTCCCCGAGGTCACGCTCCGCGTCACCAGCGACCGCCCGCAGGCCCAACTCGCCGTCCGGCTCTGCGAGGTCGCCCCCGACGGCAGCTCCAAGCTGGTCACCACCGGCCTCCTCAACCTCACCCACCGCGACGGCCACACCGACCCGCAGCCCCTGGAACCGGGCCGCGCGTACGAGGTGACGGTCCCGCTCTTCGGCATCGGCCACGCCTTCGCGGCCGGCAACCGCGTCCGGATCTCCGTCTCCGCCTCCCTGTGGCCGTGGGTCTGGCCGTCCCCCGAGGTGGTGGCCCTGGACCTCGACACCTCGTACGGCACGCTGACCCTGCCGGTCCGTGCGCCGCGCCCCGCCGAGGAGGCGGCGCTGCGCCCGTACGGCCCGCCGCGCGGGGTTCCGCCGCACAGCATCGAGTCGGTGGGCATACCCGGCGACCGCAAGGTCAGCCACGACGTCGAGACCGGCGAGCAGATCATCGTGACCACGCCCGCCGACGGCACCATGACCGACCACACCGACGGACTCACCCGCACCGGCAGCGACCTCAACCGTTTCCGGATCGTCGAGGGGGACCCGCTGTCCGCGACGGTGGAGAGCGACCGCGAGGAGTCCATCTGCCGCGGTGCGTGGGCGACGCGGGTGCGCACCCACTCCCGGATGACCGCCGACGCCACCGACTTCTGCGTGGTCAACGAGCTGTCCGCGTACGAGGGCGCCGGCGAGGCCGAGCGGGAGATCTTCACCCGGACCTGGTCCTTCACCGTCCCCCGGGACCAGGTGTGA
- a CDS encoding ABC transporter substrate-binding protein, whose protein sequence is MRRRTPGRRPVRVLAAGLLAFVSFAVLSGCGSAASVGGGKPTVVIGAKQFTEQWIIGELYKQALTDAGYHVELKSNIGSTTIIDGALTSGQIDLYPEYTGVILQVLARSKSVPHTAAETFRQAKAYQETRGLTMLPPTPFQNRNAVAVKPAFAKKYGLKTISDLKKADHVVFAEYPDNMEGALGYKDMVRSYGLPNTSVKTLNIGLQYPALDHGQVDAADVFTTDPQLARGGYTILEDTQGYYGFQNVAPVLRKGVQEEQGPGFAKVLNQVDALLTDQAIREMNRGVDTVRLAPSEVAAKFLKANDIR, encoded by the coding sequence GTGAGGCGCCGTACGCCGGGCCGCCGCCCGGTGCGGGTGCTGGCCGCCGGGCTGCTGGCCTTCGTGTCGTTCGCCGTCCTGTCGGGCTGCGGCAGCGCCGCGTCCGTCGGCGGCGGGAAACCGACCGTGGTCATCGGGGCCAAGCAGTTCACCGAGCAGTGGATCATCGGCGAGCTGTACAAGCAGGCGCTGACCGACGCCGGTTACCACGTCGAGCTGAAGTCGAACATCGGCTCCACCACCATCATCGACGGCGCCCTCACCTCGGGGCAGATCGACCTGTACCCCGAGTACACGGGCGTGATCCTCCAGGTGCTGGCCAGGAGCAAGTCCGTACCGCACACCGCCGCCGAGACGTTCCGCCAGGCCAAGGCGTACCAGGAGACGCGCGGTCTGACGATGCTGCCGCCGACGCCCTTCCAGAACCGCAACGCGGTCGCCGTGAAGCCCGCGTTCGCGAAGAAGTACGGGCTGAAGACCATCAGCGACCTGAAGAAGGCGGACCATGTCGTCTTCGCCGAGTACCCGGACAACATGGAGGGCGCGCTCGGCTACAAGGACATGGTGCGGTCGTACGGCCTCCCCAACACCTCGGTGAAGACCCTCAACATCGGCCTTCAGTACCCCGCGCTCGACCACGGCCAGGTCGACGCGGCCGACGTGTTCACCACCGACCCGCAGCTGGCCCGCGGTGGTTACACCATCCTTGAGGACACCCAGGGCTATTACGGCTTCCAGAACGTGGCCCCCGTCCTGCGCAAGGGCGTGCAGGAGGAGCAGGGCCCCGGCTTCGCCAAGGTGCTGAACCAGGTGGACGCGCTCCTCACGGACCAGGCGATCCGCGAGATGAACCGGGGGGTCGACACCGTTCGGCTCGCCCCGTCCGAGGTCGCCGCGAAGTTCCTGAAGGCCAACGACATCCGCTGA
- a CDS encoding ABC transporter ATP-binding protein: protein MSQESRHVSRSAPEAVRTTLAGATAGAAPTAQEIVFDHVVKTYPNSPSPAVDDLSLTVPAGEICVLLGPSGSGKTTALMMVNRLAEPTGGDIRIGDRSIRDLDPIQLRRSIGYVIQQTGLFPHLSIAANIATVPKVLGWDKKRIKDRVAELLDLVGLPVAEYGSRYPAQLSGGQRQRVGIARALAADPPVMLMDEPFGALDPITREHVQDEFLALHARIRKTVIFVSHDIDEAVKMGDRVAILREGGKLAQYDTPQTLLQKPADDFVARFVGADRGLKRLSLIRLRDLDLTPDPTGSPELPALPGDATLRSALSLMVAEGTDAVRVTGDDGAVLGTASLDAVRKAGTA from the coding sequence ATGAGCCAGGAAAGCCGTCACGTCTCCCGCTCCGCACCGGAGGCTGTCCGTACCACCCTTGCGGGCGCCACCGCGGGCGCCGCCCCCACCGCGCAGGAGATCGTCTTCGACCATGTGGTCAAGACGTACCCCAACTCCCCCTCCCCCGCGGTCGACGACCTGTCGCTGACCGTTCCCGCAGGCGAGATCTGCGTCCTGCTCGGCCCGTCCGGCAGCGGCAAGACGACCGCGCTGATGATGGTGAACCGGCTGGCCGAACCGACCGGCGGCGACATCCGCATCGGCGACCGCTCCATCCGCGATCTCGACCCGATCCAGCTGCGCCGCTCCATCGGCTACGTCATCCAGCAGACGGGCCTCTTCCCTCACCTCTCGATCGCCGCCAACATCGCGACCGTCCCGAAGGTCCTCGGCTGGGACAAGAAGCGCATCAAGGACCGGGTGGCGGAACTCCTCGACCTGGTCGGCCTGCCGGTGGCGGAGTACGGGTCGCGCTACCCGGCGCAGCTCTCCGGCGGCCAGCGCCAGCGCGTCGGCATCGCCCGCGCGCTCGCGGCCGATCCCCCCGTGATGCTGATGGACGAGCCGTTCGGCGCGCTCGACCCCATCACCCGTGAGCACGTGCAGGACGAGTTCCTGGCGCTGCACGCGCGCATCCGCAAGACCGTGATCTTCGTGAGCCACGACATCGACGAGGCCGTGAAGATGGGCGACCGCGTCGCGATCCTCCGCGAGGGCGGCAAGCTCGCCCAGTACGACACCCCGCAGACGCTGCTGCAGAAGCCGGCCGACGACTTCGTCGCCCGCTTCGTCGGCGCGGACCGGGGCCTGAAGCGGCTGTCCCTGATACGCCTCCGCGACCTGGACCTGACACCGGACCCCACCGGCTCGCCCGAGCTGCCCGCCCTCCCCGGCGATGCCACGCTCCGTTCCGCGCTCTCCCTGATGGTGGCCGAGGGCACCGACGCCGTACGGGTCACCGGGGACGACGGCGCGGTCCTCGGCACCGCCTCGCTGGACGCCGTACGGAAGGCGGGCACGGCATGA
- a CDS encoding ABC transporter permease, with product MSVSPVIPDYGDPSTCVANNSTFCADWFSDHWSTLFWPALVQHIELTVAAVAIGFVIAFLMAVLAHFQGWFAMPASAVSSFLYTVPPLALFQLLVPVTGFSVLTVEIALVAYSLYLLFTTILTGLREVPEDAVRAARGMGLTRRQILFKVELPMSLPSLISGLRVTTVMTIGTVAIAAYVIDSGLGSLILKALQSPFNTQFIGAGALAVALALSADGLLVLAGRLLTPWARSRKAA from the coding sequence ATGAGCGTCAGCCCGGTCATCCCCGACTACGGGGACCCCTCCACCTGCGTCGCGAACAACTCCACGTTCTGCGCGGACTGGTTCTCCGACCACTGGTCCACCCTCTTCTGGCCCGCGCTGGTCCAGCACATCGAGCTGACCGTGGCCGCCGTCGCCATCGGTTTCGTGATCGCCTTCCTGATGGCCGTACTGGCCCACTTCCAGGGCTGGTTCGCGATGCCCGCCTCCGCGGTGTCGTCGTTCCTCTACACCGTGCCGCCGCTGGCGCTCTTCCAACTCCTGGTGCCGGTCACCGGGTTCTCCGTACTCACGGTGGAGATCGCCCTCGTCGCGTACAGCCTCTACCTGCTCTTCACCACGATCCTGACGGGGCTGCGCGAAGTACCCGAGGACGCGGTACGGGCGGCGCGCGGCATGGGCCTCACCCGGCGGCAGATCCTCTTCAAGGTCGAACTGCCCATGTCCCTGCCGTCGTTGATCTCCGGGCTGCGGGTGACGACGGTCATGACGATCGGCACGGTCGCCATCGCCGCGTACGTCATCGACTCGGGCCTCGGCTCGCTGATCCTCAAGGCGCTCCAGTCACCGTTCAACACCCAGTTCATCGGCGCGGGCGCCCTCGCGGTCGCCCTGGCCCTGTCCGCGGACGGGCTGCTGGTACTCGCCGGACGGCTGCTCACCCCGTGGGCCCGGAGCAGGAAGGCCGCGTAA
- a CDS encoding ABC transporter permease, whose protein sequence is MDTFMGSFTFMHDRLPLMLEKTGQHIWMCAVVIAISLVVAVPAGLWLGHLHRGEFLTTSISNIGRALPNLAVIAIGLGIFGLNFVNIAVALLITAIPPILSQAYLAVDQVDPDMVRSARGMGLTSLQILLKVELPLALPLLFSGIRIAVVYVISSATLATVAGGGGLGDIVLGQANYGLEGVIAAALWVAALALLADGAIALVQRVLVPKGLRGSRG, encoded by the coding sequence ATGGACACCTTCATGGGCTCGTTCACCTTCATGCACGACCGGCTGCCGCTGATGCTGGAGAAGACCGGCCAGCACATCTGGATGTGCGCGGTGGTCATCGCCATCTCGCTGGTGGTCGCCGTACCGGCCGGACTGTGGCTGGGACATCTGCACCGCGGCGAATTCCTCACCACCAGCATCTCCAACATCGGCCGGGCCCTGCCCAACCTCGCGGTCATCGCGATCGGCCTGGGCATCTTCGGCCTGAACTTCGTCAACATCGCGGTGGCCCTGCTGATCACGGCCATCCCCCCGATCCTCAGCCAGGCCTATCTGGCGGTCGACCAGGTCGACCCGGACATGGTCCGCTCGGCCCGCGGCATGGGCCTCACCTCCCTCCAGATCCTCCTCAAGGTGGAACTCCCCCTCGCCCTCCCGCTGCTCTTCTCGGGCATCCGGATCGCGGTGGTGTACGTCATCTCCTCAGCCACCCTGGCCACGGTCGCGGGCGGCGGCGGCCTCGGCGACATCGTCCTGGGCCAGGCCAACTACGGCCTGGAGGGCGTGATCGCGGCGGCACTGTGGGTGGCGGCGCTGGCGCTGCTGGCGGACGGGGCTATTGCTCTGGTTCAGCGGGTGTTGGTACCTAAGGGGCTTCGGGGTTCGCGGGGGTAG
- a CDS encoding very short patch repair endonuclease: MSTVEPSSPDVSERMRRQPRRDTRQEKAVRKLLHASGHRYRVAWKIPDMPRRSVDIAFTRAHVAVFLDGCFWHGCPEHATQPKSNAEWWKEKLAKNMARDRDTTERLTESGWTVLRFWEHESPARVAEQVADIVDRERSGRQS; this comes from the coding sequence ATGAGCACCGTCGAACCGTCGTCGCCCGATGTCTCCGAGCGTATGAGACGTCAGCCGCGCCGGGACACCCGCCAGGAGAAGGCGGTGCGGAAGCTTCTCCATGCCTCGGGCCATCGATATCGAGTGGCATGGAAAATCCCGGACATGCCCCGGCGATCGGTCGACATCGCCTTCACACGCGCCCACGTGGCGGTGTTTCTCGACGGATGCTTCTGGCACGGCTGCCCCGAACACGCCACGCAGCCGAAGTCCAACGCAGAGTGGTGGAAGGAGAAGCTCGCCAAGAACATGGCGCGGGACAGAGACACCACTGAGCGGCTGACCGAGTCCGGCTGGACAGTCCTGCGCTTCTGGGAGCACGAATCTCCGGCCCGGGTGGCCGAACAGGTAGCGGACATCGTCGACCGGGAGCGATCCGGGCGACAGTCCTGA